Below is a window of Musa acuminata AAA Group cultivar baxijiao chromosome BXJ3-11, Cavendish_Baxijiao_AAA, whole genome shotgun sequence DNA.
CATCAAACATTGATAAGATAGGCCAGGGTGCAACACAAATATGATAAGATTGACATATTATGTTGAAGTTTGACATTAAATTAATAACTAAAATATGTAAAAGATTTTGATAAGTAATTACTTTGCTGGCACCTTTTGTCTGTTCATCATAAAAGAAATTTTCATTGGTAACTTAATACTAGAATAATGTATagaagacaaaaaaaattatgatcaatgaaaaaaataattgtaTTAATATTGTTCTCATAATCTAATGCTAAAAGATACAAATGGCGTATATGATTGTCTAAAATGAATGTTTTGTCTAGAATGGATGTTCTTATTGAGTATTATCACATGATCAACACTCATAAGAAAAGTCCTGCCGAATGTCTCTTTTCTTAATGAATATCTGATAGGCATCTCTTAAGCATCCTAAAATTATCCAATTCTTGAATAAATAATCATTTGAAACAAAAATAAAGAACTTCAAAAATGTATCTGACATTTAAAGAAGAAGTATTCTGCAATTCAGTATTTCACCCATATCACATTTGGTACAGTGGGATTCCAAGTAACTGTTTTCCATGTGGGCACATATAACATATAGCTACACATGCACATATTTATATGCATACATATTTGTCTCTCAGATGTTCTAAATGTGTTTTCTCCCTATTTTTTGGCAGCCTGCTTCACAACCAAATCCACTAGATTCTAATGGTTCCCCCACACAGGAGGAGAATTCAAAGTATGAGCAACTTAATATGTTCTCAACTTTTTTTCTCTATAATTAGTTCTTCTAAAGCATGCAAGAAAAGTAAGTAGGAATGTCCCCCAAATATGGGAGGgcaaattatgttatttttttcatTCAGTATGTCAGAGGACTAGACAATTAACAAATAACAGAAAAGTGATGTAATTTTCATGTTTATGTTAAATGCTCCCAATATAGAATTATATATGCATGATTGGAATGAGAATGGAAAAAATAACCCTCTTGCTTTTAAAGATGCATATGCTATCTCCCATTGACACTACATTATTTTCATATATTGCATTGTAAGCATGAAATCATTCTCATTTCTTGTGAATAATATTTTCTGCAGAGTTCAACTTATAAAAGTGCTTGAGACCCGTAAAATGGTATTGCGGAAAGAACAGGGTATGGCCTTTGCACGTGCTGCGGCAGCTAGTTTTGATATGGATAATATGGTGGATCTGATACCATTTTCTGAAAACTTCGGTGCCTCACGTCTAAAGTAAGTTTGCCTCtggtaaaatatataaaatactgCTTTTTTAGACTTTAGTTATTTTAATTTCCTAGTTGACAGGTCAAATTGTAAGAATCATTCAGCAGTAGTAAAGAATTAGATAACTGGGATTATGATTGATGTTAAAATCTGGAATCTTTGGATTAAATGAGAAAAGGAAGAGTAGTATGAGAGCATGAGACAAGTTAAGTAATCATTGTTTGAGAGGTTTTTTTCATCTTAGATATGTCCCTCATAGTTTTAATTTCTTCCACATTAACAAATAGGGAAGCGTGCTTACGATTTATGGAGCTATGGAAAAAAAAGCATGATACTGGACAATGGCTTGAAGTTGAAGCTGCAGAAGCAATGTCAATTCGGTCGGAAGTTTCTGCTTTAAATGCCTCGGGCATTATATTTGCTGCAGATTCTATAATGCAGAAAGATCATGGTGATTCCCGATCTGTCTCAGGTGGCGATATTGTTACAGGGAGCAATGGAAAAGCTGGTATATGTTCTGAATATGAAAGCTCAGATAATTCTGGATCTAAGTTTCTCATGAGAAAACATTCATTTGTAATCTTTGTTCTATACTAAAATATTCTCGTAATTTTATTTATTGTAATTCCATCATTAATAATGTAACATGACTCCCAAAACCAATGCATGCATGAAGACAGCCAGAAACTGTATGCAAATTCTTGCATGATGCTATTTTTTTTCTAGGTTCACCCCCATTTCAGTTTTCTGTATATCCTTCACTGTAACTTAAGTACGTTTGCTTCTTCTGTTCAGACAAACAAATCCCTTCAGATTCAAAGGTGCCACTGGGACACCAGGAGCATTTTCATGGTCGTTTCCAGCATCCCACTTATCCACAATGGCCTATGCATTCTCCAGCAGCTCCTCCGATTTTTCAACCTTATCCCATGCAAggaatgccttattatcagaactATCCAGGGAGCATGCCATATTATCATCCTCCATATCCTCCAATGGAGGATCCTAGATTCAATAGCTCTCACAGGAAGGGGTCGAAAAGGCAGTCAGTGGATAATAAAGATACTGAATCTGAGACCTGGGAAAGGAGTACACGTTCACAGGATAATTCAGATCAAAATACATCAGATCTCGAGGAAGAAGGTTCTCATGGTCATAAATCTCATAAAAGAGTTGGTCGGTCAGGAAAGAAAAAGTCTGGTGTTGAAGTCATTCACAACATTAATTACATCACATCTAAGAAGCATGTTGTAGGCGCATCGGAAAGTGACTCACAATCTGTCACTGAATCTGATGTTGGAGACGAAGATGTGCATTCTGATGCACGAGAAAGAAGGCATAAGCACTCTGTGAGGACTTCTAAGAAAGAAGATGGTCGAACAAAATCTGTAGAATATTCAGATGCCTCTGGCCATGATAAAGCTGCATATGAAGAGGAGGCAGATTCTGGAAATTGGCAAGCATTTCAGAATTTCTTACTAAGAGCTGAAGAAAAGTCGAGAACATTTGATGGAGACATGTTCACAGGAGAAAAAGAGCCTCGGTCGAAGAGAAAGCAGAGCAAAGGTGAAGCTGATCCTATTGTTCTTCCTGAGCGAGTATATGGTGATTTTCATGACCAGAGGATGGTaggctttgattcagttaatgggAAAGCAATTCGAATGAAGCAGGCAGCTTCTGATGATCAATTGCTGGTTTCAAGTAATGAAAGAGATTCAACATATGACCAGTTCAAGGAAATAGGAAGTGGTGGAGGAGCATATCGGCGGATGAGCAGTGATGAATTCATGATTCATGGGCAAGAAAAGCTACTCAGCTTTAAGAGTCCTTCTGACCCACTTGTTGATAATGTGGATGAGCATGATGGTGATGCAGTCAAGAGCTCCTCATACAACATAACAGATGAGTCCTTCTTGCTTCCTTATAGGTCAGGTTCACAGGATCCTGGATCAGACAGCATAATTGCTATTGACATGGATTCTGAGTTCCCCTCATCCCTTCAAAAAGCTAAGGATTCATATGATAAGGGCAAAAACCAACTTAGGTATGAACCAGATGATTTGTCCTTGGTTGCTGGACGTGGAATGGAAAGTGTATCTATAGGATATGATCCAGCAATGGACTATGAATTTCAGAGTCCTATTGAAAATGCTGTCAAGCAGGAAGCCAGTAACCAAGAGGTTCTCTCGGCGGTCactaaagaagaatcaaagaaaTTAGAAAAGGGGAAAAACTTAAGAGCCTCAAATGATAGCATGGAGAAAAGGAGGAGAGATGCACTAGTGAAGAAAGGGACATCCTCAAGGCTTAACCAATTGACTGAAGCACAAAAGCGAGCAGACAAGCTGCGGTCTCACAAAATTGATCTACAAAAAATGAAGAAAGAAAGGGTACTTCTCATGATCGGTCCTACATTGATTGTCTGGATTATTTCATGAGTGTTAGTCTAATTGTTAATTAAAGAGGAAGTTAAACAAGAGTGGTTAGATGAATCCTGAAAAAATGAGCTTAGACTCcatattattttaatttcttcCAAACAACATAAGACTGATTGTGTGTTCTCTTATTTTCTTTGTTAAATAATTCCTTCAATCTCTTTACCAGTCACAATTTGCTAGTTTTTGATCCTCGTAGGCTCAGATGTTAGTACCTTATTGGAAAAAGTCCGTAGCTTAAGTAAACAAAGATGGTGCACTCACAATCTTAGTCCTATTTTATGTTGTTCATATTAGTCTACTGTGAAATCTTTTCCTCTAATAGTTCACATTGGGCTTGAAATTGTGTTTCACATTTCTGAACAAGTATACTAAACATTGTAAGAAGGTATTATATACTGTAACTCAGTCAACAATTAATGAGCTTTTAATTCTTTGTTGTAATGTTGTTGGTTTAGAAGTCTTGTAAATTGTCAAGTACAACTGTCGGAAAATTTCTCCCCTTCTAATCCCTTGCAATTTTACTTGAATGCTTGGCTGACTTTGTCGGTATTTCCACTTTTAGGAAGATGAAGAGAGAAAACGTCTCGAAGCTTTGAAAATAGAGAGGCAAAAGAGAATAGCTGCAAGAAGTAATTCTGCAGCCGCTAAGTCACCATCGACTCCACAGCATACAAAGACCCGTTCAGCCACAAAGCCTTCACCAAGTCCTTACAGAGGATCAAAGTTTAGTGATGCAGTGCCTGTTTCTTCACCTTTGCAAAAATTGCCTATTAGAAACTCTTCAAACGGATCCAGTGATGCTCAGAAATCTACACAATCTAGCAGAGTAAATGGCAGTAACCATGGGTTAACTCGATCAGCATCTTCATTACCTGAGGTTAGGAAAGAAAGTAATGGACTCATGCCAGAAGCAAAGACAGATTCTATTCGGATGAAAAGACTCTCTGATCCAAAAAGCAGTAATACTCACTGTGCTTCCTCAGTGAGGTCTGTAACTACAGACCAAGTACCTAAGAGAGGCGTACCTGATGACTCTCAGAAAAAGATTACTGCAATTATGCAACTGGACAAAAGCAAGTCAGCAACTCTGCCGGAGCTTAGAATTAAAACACCAAAAATGTCATCTGAAAGAGTTGAAAAGGAAACAACTAGCAAAGACACATTGCAGAAAGGGACTGGAAGCAAAGCTTCTCAGGTTTCTGATAGCATCAACAGAAAATCAACCAAGGAGAAGCCATCTAGCAGCAGCGACAAAAATCCAGTGATTGAGAAGACAGTTGTCTGCCTCAAAAATAATGTAGTCACTGCTCCTGTTGTCCGTGAATCCGATGATATGATAGACACAAAAGAGAGATCACATGGAGATGGTCTGGGTACAGGATATGCAGCTATTCATGCTCCACCTTCACCTATTGTTATAGTTCATTCTGGTGAAGTCAAGTTGAATAAACAGCTTAGTTCCTACGAGGTATATTTTATCAAAGAAAAGCTGCACATGTTTTAATTCGATAATGCAAAGATCACTAATTTAGTTGCTTGTATGAGACTATGAGTACTTTTCTGTTGCAAGCAAAATTATCTTCTTACACAACCTGTTTCTTAATGTCACTAGTGTTTGATAATTTTGATTGAgttatttcgaaagcaaatagctATCTGTATTTAGTTCATTTCAGATTTCAATGTTTGCTCCTGTAATGTTGATGGTGCTATTTAGTGCTTCTCTTTTGCCCATCGATCTTAGGTAAGCTACTTGTGGAATCAATAGCACTCAAACCAACTTACGTGAATCTTTTTGGTTATGCATCCAAGTACATATATTTTCTTGACCAAGAAGAAAAAAGACACAAGCTTTCTGCTCTCAGTTTTTGCTTAGAGCACTTTGATCTTTCATAGATTAAGTTTCCATCTTCATTTCTAAACAATTGCTACTTGTAGGCTGATTATGGATAAATGTTTGTCATGCTAATCAGGTGGTTGTTCCGTACTCGAGCAATGAGCCTCAGCCCTCAAACTTGAGTGCAACAGAAAAACCTTATCAAGCCCCTTATGCCAGATTATCATCATTGCATGATCCTGTTACCGGTAATTTAGGATGTGAAGGAGGTGTACCTGCATCTGCATCAGTGTCTGAAGTGGCTGCAGTACATGCTGCTAGTGCTACAGTACATGTATCCAGTTTGGAGATTTCAAATTCAGGGGATCATACACATGAGAAGCCATGGAGCAAGGAATttaaaggtttcagaaagttgTTGAAATTTGGTCGAAAGAGCCACGGCTTAGCTTCAGGCGATGGTGACCTTGATGCAGATGCTTCATCTGTTGATGATCAAACAGTTGCAGCTGCTACGTCCAATGATGGTATGATCTCAGCTATCACCAACTGAAGTTTGTTCATCATTTTTGGACTAGCATGTTGGTTTATTTGCTCTGAATTCACCTAATCAAGAAAAAGATTTATCGGCCTTGATTACATTTTTAACCTTAGCTAATTCTATAAAGATTCTTGCCACAGCAAGTAGTTCACTTTCCTACTATTTGTCTGCAATTACATGAATATTTGGAAACTATATTTATGAGTTTGCTAGTAAGAACTAAATTAGTCTGATATTGCTGCATTACAGTCTTCACTGGAACTATAGAGAAGTGATTGAAACAGTACATTTTTCTTTCTGCTTCTTGAATTCTTCACTTTCATGTTTCTGTGGTTGCCTCCTTCACAAACTACCTCCAAGAAAATAACTACCAAACTTGGAAGTTCAGGCATTACCACAGGCATATCTGAAGCACTCTTCTTTAATGATATGTGCATCTGATAGGTCTTCATGTATTTTTCTGTTCATACACTGAATAATCTCATGTCTCTCGATGATTCTTTCATGTTGGAGGCACATCAACTTAGTGAGAATGATGTAGCTAAACAGTCCAGAATTAGCATGAAATGAACTGATAGTTCTCAATACTTTCTGGCCAAAATCTTCTTTTCTGCCTTTTCCTCCTAAAAGGAACAGCTATCTGCTTGGATTTTATTTTATCTCGACAGGGGTTTCTAAAAGATTAAATTTGCTGCTACAGTTTCTCGTCCGTTCTCCCTCCTTATGCCCTTCCGTAGTAAGAACAGCGAGAAGAAACTGGCAGCATGACGAGCGATGTTCTCCAAATTTTGTCAAGCAGGACGAGAAAGATAAATCAAGCTGAGGAAGATGAATCTGCTTCTGTCAAGTAAATAGTATGTgtgggatgagatattttgggTTTCCAAATTAGCCATACACCATTGTTTTGCAACCATAGTGTAAGATTTGTGTTGTTCCTCACCTGTTCATATCATTGTTGGTCCATTTTGGTGCCTTTGTTTGTAAAATAATAGTTCATGTGGTTGGATAATTGATGCAAACTTATATCTTGAAGCACTCGATTTGTAATGTGATCTATCTCGAGAAGCAATTTGCTTAGTGTATCAGATTTAGGATG
It encodes the following:
- the LOC103972157 gene encoding COP1-interacting protein 7; the protein is MRSEARLDSAVFQLTPTRTRCDLIIIANGKTEKIASGLLNPFLAHLKTAQDQIAKGGYSIILEPDPETDAAWFTKGTVERFVRFVSTPEVLERVTTIESEILQIENAIAIQGNDNLGLSTVEDCQTKSAETTEGTKPSGGPDVGKAIVLFKPASQPNPLDSNGSPTQEENSKVQLIKVLETRKMVLRKEQGMAFARAAAASFDMDNMVDLIPFSENFGASRLKEACLRFMELWKKKHDTGQWLEVEAAEAMSIRSEVSALNASGIIFAADSIMQKDHGDSRSVSGGDIVTGSNGKADKQIPSDSKVPLGHQEHFHGRFQHPTYPQWPMHSPAAPPIFQPYPMQGMPYYQNYPGSMPYYHPPYPPMEDPRFNSSHRKGSKRQSVDNKDTESETWERSTRSQDNSDQNTSDLEEEGSHGHKSHKRVGRSGKKKSGVEVIHNINYITSKKHVVGASESDSQSVTESDVGDEDVHSDARERRHKHSVRTSKKEDGRTKSVEYSDASGHDKAAYEEEADSGNWQAFQNFLLRAEEKSRTFDGDMFTGEKEPRSKRKQSKGEADPIVLPERVYGDFHDQRMVGFDSVNGKAIRMKQAASDDQLLVSSNERDSTYDQFKEIGSGGGAYRRMSSDEFMIHGQEKLLSFKSPSDPLVDNVDEHDGDAVKSSSYNITDESFLLPYRSGSQDPGSDSIIAIDMDSEFPSSLQKAKDSYDKGKNQLRYEPDDLSLVAGRGMESVSIGYDPAMDYEFQSPIENAVKQEASNQEVLSAVTKEESKKLEKGKNLRASNDSMEKRRRDALVKKGTSSRLNQLTEAQKRADKLRSHKIDLQKMKKEREDEERKRLEALKIERQKRIAARSNSAAAKSPSTPQHTKTRSATKPSPSPYRGSKFSDAVPVSSPLQKLPIRNSSNGSSDAQKSTQSSRVNGSNHGLTRSASSLPEVRKESNGLMPEAKTDSIRMKRLSDPKSSNTHCASSVRSVTTDQVPKRGVPDDSQKKITAIMQLDKSKSATLPELRIKTPKMSSERVEKETTSKDTLQKGTGSKASQVSDSINRKSTKEKPSSSSDKNPVIEKTVVCLKNNVVTAPVVRESDDMIDTKERSHGDGLGTGYAAIHAPPSPIVIVHSGEVKLNKQLSSYEVVVPYSSNEPQPSNLSATEKPYQAPYARLSSLHDPVTGNLGCEGGVPASASVSEVAAVHAASATVHVSSLEISNSGDHTHEKPWSKEFKGFRKLLKFGRKSHGLASGDGDLDADASSVDDQTVAAATSNDVSRPFSLLMPFRSKNSEKKLAA